Proteins from a single region of Acipenser ruthenus chromosome 31, fAciRut3.2 maternal haplotype, whole genome shotgun sequence:
- the LOC117396681 gene encoding nuclear receptor subfamily 6 group A member 1 isoform X5, with the protein MEIEKRTNGFEFQERRVNGFYADHTLEKDQANGIDGMMKENHVDDRADRTCLICGDRATGLHYGIISCEGCKGFFKRSICNKRVYRCSRDKNCEMSRKQRNRCQYCRLLKCLQMGMNRKAIREDGMPGGRNKSIGPVQITDEEIERIMTGQEFEEEASIPWSNNGDSDHSSPGNGVSEGNQPSPVSTLSSSRSVELNGYTTALRDQYIGMPVSSHYQYLPHLLSYAAQSGLLPQQSRSLDPQSQSLVTQLVASEDLEPLCTPMLIEDGYKVTQAELFALLCRLADELLFRQIAWIKKLPFFCELSIKDYTCLLSSTWQELLLLSCLTVYSTQIFGDLGTVTSKYTPSDDELHRFSEDGMEVMERLIYLFRKFNQLKVSNEEYACMKAINFLNQADIRGLTNVSQLEQLNKRYWYVCQDYTEFRYPHQPKRFPELMMCLPEIRYIAGKMVNVPLEQLPLLFKAVLHSCKSSITKE; encoded by the exons atgaCCGTGCTGATCGAACCTGCCTTATCTGTGGGGACCGAGCCACAGGGCTGCACTATGGCATCATCTCATGCGAGGGGTGCAAGGGGTTCTTCAAGCGCAGCATCTGCAACAAGCGGGTGTACCGCTGCAGCCGGGACAAGAACTGTGAGATGTCACGCAAGCAGCGGAACAGATGCCAGTACTGCCGGCTGCTCAAGTGTTTACAGATGGGAATGAACCGGAAAG caatcaGGGAAGATGGGATGCCAGGAGGTAGAAACAAAAGCATCGGACCTGTCCAG ATAACAGACGAGGAGATTGAGAGAATTATGACTGGGCAAGAATTTGAGGAGGAGGCCAGCATACCCTGGAGTAATAACGGAGACAGTGATCACAGCTCCCCAGGCAATGGGGTTTCCGAGGGCAACCAGCCGTCACCTGTTTCCACTCTATCATCAAG TAGGTCAGTGGAGCTGAATGGATACACCACTGCACTCAGGGACCAGTACATCGGGATGCCAGTGTCCTCGCACTACCAGTACCTGCCGCACCTTTTGAGCTACGCTGCACAGTCCGGCCTGCTGCCCCAGCAGTCGCGCAGCCTGGACCCTCAGTCACAATCTCTAGTCACTCAGTTAGTGGCGTCTGAAGACTTGGAGCCTCTCTGCACACCGATGCTGATAGAAGACGG CTACAAAGTGACGCAGGCTGAGCTCTTCGCCTTGCTGTGCCGGTTGGCGGATGAGCTGCTCTTCAGGCAGATAGCCTGGATCAAGAAGCTGCCCTTTTTCTGCGAGCTGTCAATCAAAGACTACACCTGCCTGCTGAGCTCCACGTGgcaggagctgctgctgttgtCCTGCCTCACAGTGTACAGCACACAGATCTTTGGAGACCTGGGCACCGTCACCTCCAAATACACACCCTCCGACGACGAGCTGCACAG gTTTAGCGAGGATGGCATGGAGGTGATGGAGCGTTTGATATACCTCTTTCGGAAATTCAATCAGCTGAAGGTCAGCAATGAAGAGTATGCCTGCATGAAGGCCATTAATTTCCTTAATCAAG CAGATATCCGAGGCCTCACGAATGTGTCCCAGTTGGAGCAGTTGAACAAGCGTTACTGGTACGTGTGCCAGGACTACACAGAGTTCAGGTATCCACACCAGCCCAAGCGCTTCCCAGAGCTCATGATGTGTCTGCCTGAGATCCGCTACATTGCAG GGAAAATGGTGAATGTTCCCCTGGAGCAACTGCCTCTCCTGTTCAAAGCAGTCCTACACTCCTGCAAGTCCAGCATTACCAAAGAGTGA
- the LOC117396681 gene encoding nuclear receptor subfamily 6 group A member 1 isoform X7, which produces MEIEKRTNGFEFQERRVNGFYADHTLEKDQANGIDGMMKENHVDDRADRTCLICGDRATGLHYGIISCEGCKGFFKRSICNKRVYRCSRDKNCEMSRKQRNRCQYCRLLKCLQMGMNRKAIREDGMPGGRNKSIGPVQITDEEIERIMTGQEFEEEASIPWSNNGDSDHSSPGNGVSEGNQPSPVSTLSSRSVELNGYTTALRDQYIGMPVSSHYQYLPHLLSYAAQSGLLPQQSRSLDPQSQSLVTQLVASEDLEPLCTPMLIEDGYKVTQAELFALLCRLADELLFRQIAWIKKLPFFCELSIKDYTCLLSSTWQELLLLSCLTVYSTQIFGDLGTVTSKYTPSDDELHRFSEDGMEVMERLIYLFRKFNQLKVSNEEYACMKAINFLNQDIRGLTNVSQLEQLNKRYWYVCQDYTEFRYPHQPKRFPELMMCLPEIRYIAGKMVNVPLEQLPLLFKAVLHSCKSSITKE; this is translated from the exons atgaCCGTGCTGATCGAACCTGCCTTATCTGTGGGGACCGAGCCACAGGGCTGCACTATGGCATCATCTCATGCGAGGGGTGCAAGGGGTTCTTCAAGCGCAGCATCTGCAACAAGCGGGTGTACCGCTGCAGCCGGGACAAGAACTGTGAGATGTCACGCAAGCAGCGGAACAGATGCCAGTACTGCCGGCTGCTCAAGTGTTTACAGATGGGAATGAACCGGAAAG caatcaGGGAAGATGGGATGCCAGGAGGTAGAAACAAAAGCATCGGACCTGTCCAG ATAACAGACGAGGAGATTGAGAGAATTATGACTGGGCAAGAATTTGAGGAGGAGGCCAGCATACCCTGGAGTAATAACGGAGACAGTGATCACAGCTCCCCAGGCAATGGGGTTTCCGAGGGCAACCAGCCGTCACCTGTTTCCACTCTATCATCAAG GTCAGTGGAGCTGAATGGATACACCACTGCACTCAGGGACCAGTACATCGGGATGCCAGTGTCCTCGCACTACCAGTACCTGCCGCACCTTTTGAGCTACGCTGCACAGTCCGGCCTGCTGCCCCAGCAGTCGCGCAGCCTGGACCCTCAGTCACAATCTCTAGTCACTCAGTTAGTGGCGTCTGAAGACTTGGAGCCTCTCTGCACACCGATGCTGATAGAAGACGG CTACAAAGTGACGCAGGCTGAGCTCTTCGCCTTGCTGTGCCGGTTGGCGGATGAGCTGCTCTTCAGGCAGATAGCCTGGATCAAGAAGCTGCCCTTTTTCTGCGAGCTGTCAATCAAAGACTACACCTGCCTGCTGAGCTCCACGTGgcaggagctgctgctgttgtCCTGCCTCACAGTGTACAGCACACAGATCTTTGGAGACCTGGGCACCGTCACCTCCAAATACACACCCTCCGACGACGAGCTGCACAG gTTTAGCGAGGATGGCATGGAGGTGATGGAGCGTTTGATATACCTCTTTCGGAAATTCAATCAGCTGAAGGTCAGCAATGAAGAGTATGCCTGCATGAAGGCCATTAATTTCCTTAATCAAG ATATCCGAGGCCTCACGAATGTGTCCCAGTTGGAGCAGTTGAACAAGCGTTACTGGTACGTGTGCCAGGACTACACAGAGTTCAGGTATCCACACCAGCCCAAGCGCTTCCCAGAGCTCATGATGTGTCTGCCTGAGATCCGCTACATTGCAG GGAAAATGGTGAATGTTCCCCTGGAGCAACTGCCTCTCCTGTTCAAAGCAGTCCTACACTCCTGCAAGTCCAGCATTACCAAAGAGTGA
- the LOC117396681 gene encoding nuclear receptor subfamily 6 group A member 1 isoform X6, whose translation MEIEKRTNGFEFQERRVNGFYADHTLEKDQANGIDGMMKENHVDDRADRTCLICGDRATGLHYGIISCEGCKGFFKRSICNKRVYRCSRDKNCEMSRKQRNRCQYCRLLKCLQMGMNRKAIREDGMPGGRNKSIGPVQITDEEIERIMTGQEFEEEASIPWSNNGDSDHSSPGNGVSEGNQPSPVSTLSSSRSVELNGYTTALRDQYIGMPVSSHYQYLPHLLSYAAQSGLLPQQSRSLDPQSQSLVTQLVASEDLEPLCTPMLIEDGYKVTQAELFALLCRLADELLFRQIAWIKKLPFFCELSIKDYTCLLSSTWQELLLLSCLTVYSTQIFGDLGTVTSKYTPSDDELHRFSEDGMEVMERLIYLFRKFNQLKVSNEEYACMKAINFLNQDIRGLTNVSQLEQLNKRYWYVCQDYTEFRYPHQPKRFPELMMCLPEIRYIAGKMVNVPLEQLPLLFKAVLHSCKSSITKE comes from the exons atgaCCGTGCTGATCGAACCTGCCTTATCTGTGGGGACCGAGCCACAGGGCTGCACTATGGCATCATCTCATGCGAGGGGTGCAAGGGGTTCTTCAAGCGCAGCATCTGCAACAAGCGGGTGTACCGCTGCAGCCGGGACAAGAACTGTGAGATGTCACGCAAGCAGCGGAACAGATGCCAGTACTGCCGGCTGCTCAAGTGTTTACAGATGGGAATGAACCGGAAAG caatcaGGGAAGATGGGATGCCAGGAGGTAGAAACAAAAGCATCGGACCTGTCCAG ATAACAGACGAGGAGATTGAGAGAATTATGACTGGGCAAGAATTTGAGGAGGAGGCCAGCATACCCTGGAGTAATAACGGAGACAGTGATCACAGCTCCCCAGGCAATGGGGTTTCCGAGGGCAACCAGCCGTCACCTGTTTCCACTCTATCATCAAG TAGGTCAGTGGAGCTGAATGGATACACCACTGCACTCAGGGACCAGTACATCGGGATGCCAGTGTCCTCGCACTACCAGTACCTGCCGCACCTTTTGAGCTACGCTGCACAGTCCGGCCTGCTGCCCCAGCAGTCGCGCAGCCTGGACCCTCAGTCACAATCTCTAGTCACTCAGTTAGTGGCGTCTGAAGACTTGGAGCCTCTCTGCACACCGATGCTGATAGAAGACGG CTACAAAGTGACGCAGGCTGAGCTCTTCGCCTTGCTGTGCCGGTTGGCGGATGAGCTGCTCTTCAGGCAGATAGCCTGGATCAAGAAGCTGCCCTTTTTCTGCGAGCTGTCAATCAAAGACTACACCTGCCTGCTGAGCTCCACGTGgcaggagctgctgctgttgtCCTGCCTCACAGTGTACAGCACACAGATCTTTGGAGACCTGGGCACCGTCACCTCCAAATACACACCCTCCGACGACGAGCTGCACAG gTTTAGCGAGGATGGCATGGAGGTGATGGAGCGTTTGATATACCTCTTTCGGAAATTCAATCAGCTGAAGGTCAGCAATGAAGAGTATGCCTGCATGAAGGCCATTAATTTCCTTAATCAAG ATATCCGAGGCCTCACGAATGTGTCCCAGTTGGAGCAGTTGAACAAGCGTTACTGGTACGTGTGCCAGGACTACACAGAGTTCAGGTATCCACACCAGCCCAAGCGCTTCCCAGAGCTCATGATGTGTCTGCCTGAGATCCGCTACATTGCAG GGAAAATGGTGAATGTTCCCCTGGAGCAACTGCCTCTCCTGTTCAAAGCAGTCCTACACTCCTGCAAGTCCAGCATTACCAAAGAGTGA
- the LOC117396681 gene encoding nuclear receptor subfamily 6 group A member 1 isoform X1, translating into MEIEKRTNGFEFQERRVNGFYADHTLEKDQANGIDGMMKENHVDDRADRTCLICGDRATGLHYGIISCEGCKGFFKRSICNKRVYRCSRDKNCEMSRKQRNRCQYCRLLKCLQMGMNRKAIREDGMPGGRNKSIGPVQITDEEIERIMTGQEFEEEASIPWSNNGDSDHSSPGNGVSEGNQPSPVSTLSSSRSVELNGYTTALRDQYIGMPVSSHYQYLPHLLSYAAQSGLLPQQSRSLDPQSQSLVTQLVASEDLEPLCTPMLIEDGYKVTQAELFALLCRLADELLFRQIAWIKKLPFFCELSIKDYTCLLSSTWQELLLLSCLTVYSTQIFGDLGTVTSKYTPSDDELHRFSEDGMEVMERLIYLFLLIGFSLFRFSEDGMEVMERLIYLFLLIGFSFSLFRFSEDGMEVMERLIYLFLLIGFSFSLFRFIEDSMEVMERLIYLFLLIGFSLFRFSEDGMEVMERLIYLFLLIGFSFSLFRFSEDGMEVMERLIYLFLLIGFSFSLFRFIEDSMEVMERLIYLFLLIGFSLFRFSEDGMEVMERLIYLFLLIGFSLFRFSEDGMEVMERLIYLFLLIGFSLFRFSEDGMEVMKRLIYLFLLIGFSLFRFSEDGMEVMERLIYLFLLIGFSFSLFRFSEDGMEVMERLITSFC; encoded by the exons atgaCCGTGCTGATCGAACCTGCCTTATCTGTGGGGACCGAGCCACAGGGCTGCACTATGGCATCATCTCATGCGAGGGGTGCAAGGGGTTCTTCAAGCGCAGCATCTGCAACAAGCGGGTGTACCGCTGCAGCCGGGACAAGAACTGTGAGATGTCACGCAAGCAGCGGAACAGATGCCAGTACTGCCGGCTGCTCAAGTGTTTACAGATGGGAATGAACCGGAAAG caatcaGGGAAGATGGGATGCCAGGAGGTAGAAACAAAAGCATCGGACCTGTCCAG ATAACAGACGAGGAGATTGAGAGAATTATGACTGGGCAAGAATTTGAGGAGGAGGCCAGCATACCCTGGAGTAATAACGGAGACAGTGATCACAGCTCCCCAGGCAATGGGGTTTCCGAGGGCAACCAGCCGTCACCTGTTTCCACTCTATCATCAAG TAGGTCAGTGGAGCTGAATGGATACACCACTGCACTCAGGGACCAGTACATCGGGATGCCAGTGTCCTCGCACTACCAGTACCTGCCGCACCTTTTGAGCTACGCTGCACAGTCCGGCCTGCTGCCCCAGCAGTCGCGCAGCCTGGACCCTCAGTCACAATCTCTAGTCACTCAGTTAGTGGCGTCTGAAGACTTGGAGCCTCTCTGCACACCGATGCTGATAGAAGACGG CTACAAAGTGACGCAGGCTGAGCTCTTCGCCTTGCTGTGCCGGTTGGCGGATGAGCTGCTCTTCAGGCAGATAGCCTGGATCAAGAAGCTGCCCTTTTTCTGCGAGCTGTCAATCAAAGACTACACCTGCCTGCTGAGCTCCACGTGgcaggagctgctgctgttgtCCTGCCTCACAGTGTACAGCACACAGATCTTTGGAGACCTGGGCACCGTCACCTCCAAATACACACCCTCCGACGACGAGCTGCACAG gTTTAGCGAGGATGGCATGGAGGTGATGGAGCGTTTGATATACCTCTTTTTGTTAATAGGTTTTTCTTTGTTTAGGTTTAGCGAGGATGGCATGGAGGTGATGGAGCGTTTGATATACCTCTTTTTGTTAataggtttttctttttctttgtttaggTTTAGCGAGGATGGCATGGAGGTGATGGAGCGTTTGATATACCTCTTTTTGTTAataggtttttctttttctttgtttaggTTTATCGAGGATAGCATGGAGGTGATGGAGCGTTTGATATACCTCTTTTTGTTAATAGGTTTTTCTTTGTTTAGGTTTAGCGAGGATGGCATGGAGGTGATGGAGCGTTTGATATACCTCTTTTTGTTAataggtttttctttttctttgtttaggTTTAGCGAGGATGGCATGGAGGTGATGGAGCGTTTGATATACCTCTTTTTGTTAataggtttttctttttctttgtttaggTTTATCGAGGATAGCATGGAGGTGATGGAGCGTTTGATATACCTCTTTTTGTTAATAGGTTTTTCTTTGTTTAGGTTTAGCGAGGATGGCATGGAGGTGATGGAGCGTTTGATATACCTCTTTTTGTTAATAGGTTTTTCTTTGTTTAGGTTTAGCGAGGATGGCATGGAGGTGATGGAGCGTTTGATATACCTCTTTTTGTTAATAGGTTTTTCTTTGTTTAGGTTTAGCGAGGATGGCATGGAGGTGATGAAGCGTTTGATATACCTCTTTTTGTTAATAGGTTTTTCTTTGTTTAGGTTTAGCGAGGATGGCATGGAGGTGATGGAGCGTTTGATATACCTCTTTTTGTTAataggtttttctttttctttgtttaggTTTAGCGAGGATGGCATGGAGGTGATGGAGCGTTTGATTACCTCTTTTTGTTAa
- the LOC117396681 gene encoding nuclear receptor subfamily 6 group A member 1 isoform X4, translated as MDTWEDDRADRTCLICGDRATGLHYGIISCEGCKGFFKRSICNKRVYRCSRDKNCEMSRKQRNRCQYCRLLKCLQMGMNRKAIREDGMPGGRNKSIGPVQITDEEIERIMTGQEFEEEASIPWSNNGDSDHSSPGNGVSEGNQPSPVSTLSSSRSVELNGYTTALRDQYIGMPVSSHYQYLPHLLSYAAQSGLLPQQSRSLDPQSQSLVTQLVASEDLEPLCTPMLIEDGYKVTQAELFALLCRLADELLFRQIAWIKKLPFFCELSIKDYTCLLSSTWQELLLLSCLTVYSTQIFGDLGTVTSKYTPSDDELHRFSEDGMEVMERLIYLFLLIGFSLFRFSEDGMEVMERLIYLFLLIGFSFSLFRFSEDGMEVMERLIYLFLLIGFSFSLFRFIEDSMEVMERLIYLFLLIGFSLFRFSEDGMEVMERLIYLFLLIGFSFSLFRFSEDGMEVMERLIYLFLLIGFSFSLFRFIEDSMEVMERLIYLFLLIGFSLFRFSEDGMEVMERLIYLFLLIGFSLFRFSEDGMEVMERLIYLFLLIGFSLFRFSEDGMEVMKRLIYLFLLIGFSLFRFSEDGMEVMERLIYLFLLIGFSFSLFRFSEDGMEVMERLITSFC; from the exons atgaCCGTGCTGATCGAACCTGCCTTATCTGTGGGGACCGAGCCACAGGGCTGCACTATGGCATCATCTCATGCGAGGGGTGCAAGGGGTTCTTCAAGCGCAGCATCTGCAACAAGCGGGTGTACCGCTGCAGCCGGGACAAGAACTGTGAGATGTCACGCAAGCAGCGGAACAGATGCCAGTACTGCCGGCTGCTCAAGTGTTTACAGATGGGAATGAACCGGAAAG caatcaGGGAAGATGGGATGCCAGGAGGTAGAAACAAAAGCATCGGACCTGTCCAG ATAACAGACGAGGAGATTGAGAGAATTATGACTGGGCAAGAATTTGAGGAGGAGGCCAGCATACCCTGGAGTAATAACGGAGACAGTGATCACAGCTCCCCAGGCAATGGGGTTTCCGAGGGCAACCAGCCGTCACCTGTTTCCACTCTATCATCAAG TAGGTCAGTGGAGCTGAATGGATACACCACTGCACTCAGGGACCAGTACATCGGGATGCCAGTGTCCTCGCACTACCAGTACCTGCCGCACCTTTTGAGCTACGCTGCACAGTCCGGCCTGCTGCCCCAGCAGTCGCGCAGCCTGGACCCTCAGTCACAATCTCTAGTCACTCAGTTAGTGGCGTCTGAAGACTTGGAGCCTCTCTGCACACCGATGCTGATAGAAGACGG CTACAAAGTGACGCAGGCTGAGCTCTTCGCCTTGCTGTGCCGGTTGGCGGATGAGCTGCTCTTCAGGCAGATAGCCTGGATCAAGAAGCTGCCCTTTTTCTGCGAGCTGTCAATCAAAGACTACACCTGCCTGCTGAGCTCCACGTGgcaggagctgctgctgttgtCCTGCCTCACAGTGTACAGCACACAGATCTTTGGAGACCTGGGCACCGTCACCTCCAAATACACACCCTCCGACGACGAGCTGCACAG gTTTAGCGAGGATGGCATGGAGGTGATGGAGCGTTTGATATACCTCTTTTTGTTAATAGGTTTTTCTTTGTTTAGGTTTAGCGAGGATGGCATGGAGGTGATGGAGCGTTTGATATACCTCTTTTTGTTAataggtttttctttttctttgtttaggTTTAGCGAGGATGGCATGGAGGTGATGGAGCGTTTGATATACCTCTTTTTGTTAataggtttttctttttctttgtttaggTTTATCGAGGATAGCATGGAGGTGATGGAGCGTTTGATATACCTCTTTTTGTTAATAGGTTTTTCTTTGTTTAGGTTTAGCGAGGATGGCATGGAGGTGATGGAGCGTTTGATATACCTCTTTTTGTTAataggtttttctttttctttgtttaggTTTAGCGAGGATGGCATGGAGGTGATGGAGCGTTTGATATACCTCTTTTTGTTAataggtttttctttttctttgtttaggTTTATCGAGGATAGCATGGAGGTGATGGAGCGTTTGATATACCTCTTTTTGTTAATAGGTTTTTCTTTGTTTAGGTTTAGCGAGGATGGCATGGAGGTGATGGAGCGTTTGATATACCTCTTTTTGTTAATAGGTTTTTCTTTGTTTAGGTTTAGCGAGGATGGCATGGAGGTGATGGAGCGTTTGATATACCTCTTTTTGTTAATAGGTTTTTCTTTGTTTAGGTTTAGCGAGGATGGCATGGAGGTGATGAAGCGTTTGATATACCTCTTTTTGTTAATAGGTTTTTCTTTGTTTAGGTTTAGCGAGGATGGCATGGAGGTGATGGAGCGTTTGATATACCTCTTTTTGTTAataggtttttctttttctttgtttaggTTTAGCGAGGATGGCATGGAGGTGATGGAGCGTTTGATTACCTCTTTTTGTTAa
- the LOC117396681 gene encoding nuclear receptor subfamily 6 group A member 1 isoform X2, protein MEIEKRTNGFEFQERRVNGFYADHTLEKDQANGIDGMMKENHVDDRADRTCLICGDRATGLHYGIISCEGCKGFFKRSICNKRVYRCSRDKNCEMSRKQRNRCQYCRLLKCLQMGMNRKAIREDGMPGGRNKSIGPVQITDEEIERIMTGQEFEEEASIPWSNNGDSDHSSPGNGVSEGNQPSPVSTLSSRSVELNGYTTALRDQYIGMPVSSHYQYLPHLLSYAAQSGLLPQQSRSLDPQSQSLVTQLVASEDLEPLCTPMLIEDGYKVTQAELFALLCRLADELLFRQIAWIKKLPFFCELSIKDYTCLLSSTWQELLLLSCLTVYSTQIFGDLGTVTSKYTPSDDELHRFSEDGMEVMERLIYLFLLIGFSLFRFSEDGMEVMERLIYLFLLIGFSFSLFRFSEDGMEVMERLIYLFLLIGFSFSLFRFIEDSMEVMERLIYLFLLIGFSLFRFSEDGMEVMERLIYLFLLIGFSFSLFRFSEDGMEVMERLIYLFLLIGFSFSLFRFIEDSMEVMERLIYLFLLIGFSLFRFSEDGMEVMERLIYLFLLIGFSLFRFSEDGMEVMERLIYLFLLIGFSLFRFSEDGMEVMKRLIYLFLLIGFSLFRFSEDGMEVMERLIYLFLLIGFSFSLFRFSEDGMEVMERLITSFC, encoded by the exons atgaCCGTGCTGATCGAACCTGCCTTATCTGTGGGGACCGAGCCACAGGGCTGCACTATGGCATCATCTCATGCGAGGGGTGCAAGGGGTTCTTCAAGCGCAGCATCTGCAACAAGCGGGTGTACCGCTGCAGCCGGGACAAGAACTGTGAGATGTCACGCAAGCAGCGGAACAGATGCCAGTACTGCCGGCTGCTCAAGTGTTTACAGATGGGAATGAACCGGAAAG caatcaGGGAAGATGGGATGCCAGGAGGTAGAAACAAAAGCATCGGACCTGTCCAG ATAACAGACGAGGAGATTGAGAGAATTATGACTGGGCAAGAATTTGAGGAGGAGGCCAGCATACCCTGGAGTAATAACGGAGACAGTGATCACAGCTCCCCAGGCAATGGGGTTTCCGAGGGCAACCAGCCGTCACCTGTTTCCACTCTATCATCAAG GTCAGTGGAGCTGAATGGATACACCACTGCACTCAGGGACCAGTACATCGGGATGCCAGTGTCCTCGCACTACCAGTACCTGCCGCACCTTTTGAGCTACGCTGCACAGTCCGGCCTGCTGCCCCAGCAGTCGCGCAGCCTGGACCCTCAGTCACAATCTCTAGTCACTCAGTTAGTGGCGTCTGAAGACTTGGAGCCTCTCTGCACACCGATGCTGATAGAAGACGG CTACAAAGTGACGCAGGCTGAGCTCTTCGCCTTGCTGTGCCGGTTGGCGGATGAGCTGCTCTTCAGGCAGATAGCCTGGATCAAGAAGCTGCCCTTTTTCTGCGAGCTGTCAATCAAAGACTACACCTGCCTGCTGAGCTCCACGTGgcaggagctgctgctgttgtCCTGCCTCACAGTGTACAGCACACAGATCTTTGGAGACCTGGGCACCGTCACCTCCAAATACACACCCTCCGACGACGAGCTGCACAG gTTTAGCGAGGATGGCATGGAGGTGATGGAGCGTTTGATATACCTCTTTTTGTTAATAGGTTTTTCTTTGTTTAGGTTTAGCGAGGATGGCATGGAGGTGATGGAGCGTTTGATATACCTCTTTTTGTTAataggtttttctttttctttgtttaggTTTAGCGAGGATGGCATGGAGGTGATGGAGCGTTTGATATACCTCTTTTTGTTAataggtttttctttttctttgtttaggTTTATCGAGGATAGCATGGAGGTGATGGAGCGTTTGATATACCTCTTTTTGTTAATAGGTTTTTCTTTGTTTAGGTTTAGCGAGGATGGCATGGAGGTGATGGAGCGTTTGATATACCTCTTTTTGTTAataggtttttctttttctttgtttaggTTTAGCGAGGATGGCATGGAGGTGATGGAGCGTTTGATATACCTCTTTTTGTTAataggtttttctttttctttgtttaggTTTATCGAGGATAGCATGGAGGTGATGGAGCGTTTGATATACCTCTTTTTGTTAATAGGTTTTTCTTTGTTTAGGTTTAGCGAGGATGGCATGGAGGTGATGGAGCGTTTGATATACCTCTTTTTGTTAATAGGTTTTTCTTTGTTTAGGTTTAGCGAGGATGGCATGGAGGTGATGGAGCGTTTGATATACCTCTTTTTGTTAATAGGTTTTTCTTTGTTTAGGTTTAGCGAGGATGGCATGGAGGTGATGAAGCGTTTGATATACCTCTTTTTGTTAATAGGTTTTTCTTTGTTTAGGTTTAGCGAGGATGGCATGGAGGTGATGGAGCGTTTGATATACCTCTTTTTGTTAataggtttttctttttctttgtttaggTTTAGCGAGGATGGCATGGAGGTGATGGAGCGTTTGATTACCTCTTTTTGTTAa